A single Kribbella aluminosa DNA region contains:
- a CDS encoding YlbL family protein — protein sequence MTRRTATLVTSIVVLVVSLGLVTAFPVPFVSFSPGPVKDTLGTAKDKPVIEITGHETFPTSGQLDLTTVSVTSPDRQLTLPQAMRNWLDPHHDLFPRDIIYPPSQSADQVEQQNTAEMSGSQDSAVAAALQAANVPFHTKVATVADNSPAQGKLKPGDLVLAVDGHTVTQIPQVGDLVRKHKVGQNVVFLIRRGTAEQTVELKTAATPGDATRPMVGITIGVDSQVKVTVNLGQDIGGPSAGTAFALAIYDKLTPGALLNGKHVAGTGTIDALGQVGAIGGIQQKIAGAKDDGATVFLVPAPNCEAALHADVGGIQLVKISTLTGAISALKAIASGKGDVPSCS from the coding sequence GTGACACGTCGTACCGCCACATTGGTCACCTCGATCGTCGTGCTTGTCGTCTCGCTGGGACTGGTGACCGCCTTCCCGGTGCCCTTCGTCTCCTTCAGCCCGGGCCCGGTCAAGGACACCCTGGGGACGGCGAAGGACAAACCGGTCATCGAGATCACCGGCCACGAGACCTTCCCGACGTCCGGGCAGCTGGACCTGACCACCGTGTCGGTGACCTCGCCGGACCGGCAGTTGACGCTTCCGCAGGCGATGCGGAACTGGCTGGACCCGCACCACGACCTGTTCCCGCGCGACATCATCTATCCGCCCAGCCAGAGCGCCGACCAGGTGGAGCAGCAGAACACCGCGGAGATGAGCGGATCCCAGGACAGCGCGGTCGCGGCCGCGCTGCAGGCGGCGAACGTCCCGTTCCACACCAAGGTGGCGACGGTGGCCGACAACTCGCCGGCGCAGGGCAAGCTGAAGCCCGGCGACCTGGTGCTGGCGGTCGACGGTCATACCGTGACGCAGATCCCGCAGGTCGGCGACCTGGTCCGCAAGCACAAGGTCGGCCAGAACGTGGTGTTCCTGATCCGCCGCGGAACCGCCGAGCAGACGGTCGAGTTGAAGACCGCCGCCACGCCCGGCGACGCGACCCGGCCGATGGTCGGGATCACGATCGGCGTCGACTCGCAGGTCAAGGTGACGGTCAATCTCGGCCAGGACATCGGCGGCCCGAGCGCAGGCACCGCGTTCGCGCTGGCCATCTATGACAAGCTGACCCCGGGTGCGCTGCTGAACGGGAAGCACGTCGCCGGCACCGGGACGATCGACGCGCTCGGCCAGGTCGGTGCGATCGGCGGTATCCAGCAGAAGATCGCCGGCGCCAAGGACGACGGTGCCACGGTGTTCCTGGTCCCGGCGCCGAACTGCGAGGCCGCGCTGCACGCGGACGTCGGCGGCATCCAGCTGGTGAAGATCAGCACGCTGACCGGCGCGATCAGCGCGCTGAAGGCGATCGCCAGCGGTAAGGGTGACGTCCCGTCGTGCAGCTAG
- a CDS encoding PPA1309 family protein encodes MESVGTLPPDALSRAVVEIEKHVSSAGWDQPAQLFALVPTAELLRAEPQLAAELGAEDASQPLTPVAQGELPGGVDDDNLANTLGRIEWPDGVAGCAVAIERIVLPAAAESGLSSVESDAELARLAGSDPRRHEVRMVAAVLREGGHFGAVRLRAHDEASAVLTGVDLVPTLCEVLSLTFEPSVGSRSGTGSAVDGDDEEKRP; translated from the coding sequence ATGGAATCCGTAGGCACGCTGCCTCCTGACGCGCTCAGTCGCGCGGTCGTCGAGATCGAGAAGCACGTGAGCAGCGCGGGCTGGGACCAGCCCGCGCAGCTGTTCGCGCTGGTCCCGACCGCGGAACTGCTCCGCGCCGAACCGCAACTGGCCGCCGAACTCGGCGCCGAGGACGCGTCCCAGCCGCTGACCCCGGTCGCCCAGGGCGAGCTTCCCGGCGGCGTCGACGACGACAACCTGGCCAACACGCTCGGCCGGATCGAGTGGCCCGACGGGGTGGCCGGCTGCGCGGTGGCGATCGAGCGGATCGTGCTGCCCGCGGCGGCCGAGTCCGGGCTGTCCAGCGTCGAGTCGGATGCGGAGCTGGCCCGGCTGGCCGGCAGCGATCCGCGCCGGCACGAGGTCCGGATGGTCGCTGCGGTGCTCCGCGAGGGCGGCCACTTCGGCGCCGTCCGGTTGCGCGCGCACGACGAGGCCAGCGCCGTACTCACCGGCGTCGACCTGGTCCCCACGCTGTGCGAAGTACTGTCTTTGACATTCGAACCTTCGGTCGGCAGCCGGTCGGGCACGGGTTCAGCGGTCGATGGCGACGACGAGGAGAAGCGACCATGA
- a CDS encoding UPF0182 family membrane protein codes for MSDGVYDMPDEPPARRTRRPGGRPRALLPTIATLIVLLILFSVFTDVWTQRLWYRSIDFGTVFSTVLGTRVLLFVVVGLLMAVAVVANIIVAFRTRPRVALAPSPTPGFERYGDLLQQHAKIAVGVVATLMLIFGGSAASGEWKVFLAWKNRTSFGITDKHFNKDISFFVFDYPWLRVLLGFGYSIVLLSLVAAIITHYLYGGFRPSAKGQKASGAAQVQFSVLLGLLVLLKAFSYWLDRFGQATSDGRLFTGISYTGDNAILPSKEILAVIAVLCAALFFANVVRRTWLLPGVGTVVLILSAILLGALWPAALQQLRVRPSEPVKEAPYISKNIQATRQAYGLENTQITEYQAQTTAKPSELTADAEVLPGIRLIDPTVIGPTFEQLQQVRGFYSFPTDLDVDRYKIKDKVSDTVIAAREVQIDKLPAGQRNWNNDHTVYTHGYGVVAANGNQRAPDGTPVWTEKDLPPTGQLGNYEPRIYFGEQSPDYSIVGGPKGSSPVELDTPEGKNGGDPTLNTYEGKGGVKIGSFFNRLLYATKFRDANILLSSRVNTDSKILYDRSPRDRVEKAAPWLTPDGDPYPAIVDGQVVWIVDCYTTSDNYPYSEKVALDDSTRDTTTGRGTIAQQPSEKINYIRNSVKAVVNAYDGSVDLYAWDETDPILKTWMKAFPGTVKSRGEISPALMSHLRYPEDMFKVQRDLLAKYHVTDAGTWYQNSDLWRVPADPTAVSASGDSTTQISQPPFYLSLRMPDQTDPKFSLTSVYVPNGERENLTAFMAVDSEATSPDYGKFRILRLPGNLQIAGPGQVYNKFQTDEGIRQALLPINQPNSGARAQFGNLLTLPLGGGLLYVQPVYSSRTSGPGNYPVLRYVLVSFGDNVAYGTTLQEALGKVFNTNVDTGENPPGTKNPPAQTNQTVKQALADAEAAYKRAQAALVKGDLAGYQKNVDQMKAALDRASAGAAATPTPTPTPTPSGSPSASPTPSSSPTG; via the coding sequence ATGAGCGACGGCGTCTACGACATGCCGGACGAGCCGCCTGCCCGGAGAACGCGACGACCGGGCGGTCGTCCTCGTGCCCTGCTGCCCACGATCGCCACCCTGATCGTGCTGCTGATCCTGTTCAGCGTCTTCACCGACGTCTGGACCCAGCGGCTCTGGTACCGGTCGATCGACTTCGGCACGGTGTTCAGCACGGTGCTCGGCACCCGGGTACTGCTCTTCGTGGTGGTCGGCCTGCTGATGGCCGTGGCCGTCGTCGCGAACATCATCGTCGCGTTCCGCACCCGCCCGCGGGTCGCGCTCGCGCCGTCCCCGACCCCGGGATTCGAGCGGTACGGCGATCTGCTTCAGCAGCACGCGAAGATCGCGGTCGGCGTGGTCGCGACCCTGATGCTGATCTTCGGCGGCTCGGCCGCGTCGGGGGAGTGGAAGGTCTTCCTGGCCTGGAAGAACCGGACCTCCTTCGGCATCACCGACAAGCACTTCAACAAGGACATCTCGTTCTTCGTCTTCGACTACCCGTGGCTGCGCGTGCTGCTCGGCTTCGGGTACTCGATCGTGCTGCTGTCGCTGGTCGCGGCGATCATCACCCATTACCTGTATGGCGGGTTCCGCCCGTCGGCCAAGGGACAGAAAGCCTCCGGCGCGGCGCAGGTGCAGTTCTCCGTGCTGCTCGGGCTGCTGGTGCTGCTCAAGGCGTTCAGCTACTGGCTGGACCGCTTCGGCCAGGCGACGTCCGACGGCAGACTCTTCACCGGTATCTCCTATACCGGTGACAACGCGATCCTGCCGAGCAAGGAGATCCTCGCGGTCATCGCCGTCCTGTGTGCCGCGCTGTTCTTCGCGAACGTGGTCCGGCGGACGTGGCTGCTGCCCGGTGTCGGCACGGTCGTGCTGATCCTGTCGGCGATCCTGCTCGGTGCGCTCTGGCCGGCCGCCCTCCAGCAGTTGCGGGTGCGCCCGAGCGAGCCGGTGAAGGAAGCGCCGTACATCTCCAAGAACATCCAGGCCACGCGGCAGGCCTACGGGCTCGAGAACACGCAGATCACCGAGTACCAGGCGCAGACCACGGCCAAGCCGAGCGAGCTCACCGCGGACGCCGAGGTGCTGCCCGGCATTCGGCTGATCGACCCGACCGTGATCGGGCCGACCTTCGAACAGCTCCAGCAGGTCCGCGGGTTCTACTCGTTCCCGACCGATCTGGACGTCGACCGGTACAAGATCAAGGACAAGGTCAGCGATACCGTCATCGCGGCCCGTGAGGTCCAGATCGACAAGCTGCCGGCAGGTCAGCGGAACTGGAACAACGACCACACGGTCTACACCCACGGCTACGGCGTGGTCGCGGCGAACGGCAACCAGCGGGCCCCGGACGGTACGCCGGTCTGGACCGAGAAGGACCTGCCGCCGACCGGTCAGCTCGGCAACTACGAGCCGCGGATCTACTTCGGCGAACAGTCGCCGGACTACTCGATCGTCGGCGGGCCCAAGGGTTCCTCGCCGGTCGAGCTGGACACCCCGGAGGGCAAGAACGGTGGCGACCCGACGCTGAACACCTATGAGGGCAAGGGTGGCGTCAAGATCGGCTCCTTCTTCAACCGGTTGCTCTACGCAACCAAATTCCGGGACGCGAACATCCTGCTGTCCAGCCGGGTGAACACGGACTCGAAGATCCTCTACGACCGCAGCCCGCGCGACCGGGTCGAGAAGGCGGCCCCCTGGCTGACGCCGGACGGCGACCCGTACCCGGCGATCGTCGACGGCCAGGTGGTCTGGATCGTCGACTGCTACACCACCTCGGACAACTACCCGTACTCCGAGAAGGTCGCGCTGGACGACAGCACCCGGGACACCACCACCGGCCGCGGCACGATCGCTCAGCAGCCGAGCGAGAAGATCAACTACATCCGGAACTCGGTCAAGGCGGTCGTGAACGCCTACGACGGCTCGGTCGACCTGTACGCGTGGGACGAGACCGACCCGATCCTGAAGACCTGGATGAAGGCCTTCCCCGGCACGGTCAAGTCGCGTGGAGAAATCTCGCCCGCGCTGATGTCGCACCTGCGCTACCCGGAGGACATGTTCAAGGTGCAGCGCGACCTGCTCGCGAAGTACCACGTCACGGACGCCGGCACCTGGTACCAGAACAGTGACCTGTGGCGTGTGCCCGCGGACCCGACCGCGGTGTCGGCCAGCGGTGACTCGACGACTCAAATCAGTCAGCCTCCCTTCTATCTCTCGTTGCGGATGCCGGATCAGACCGATCCGAAGTTCTCACTGACCTCGGTGTACGTACCGAACGGTGAACGGGAGAACCTGACGGCGTTCATGGCCGTCGATTCCGAGGCCACCTCGCCGGACTACGGCAAGTTCCGGATCCTGCGATTGCCGGGGAACCTGCAGATAGCCGGTCCGGGGCAGGTGTACAACAAGTTCCAGACCGACGAAGGCATCAGACAGGCGTTGCTGCCGATCAACCAGCCGAACAGCGGCGCAAGAGCCCAGTTCGGTAACCTGCTGACGTTGCCGCTCGGCGGTGGTCTGCTCTACGTCCAGCCGGTGTACTCGTCGCGGACCAGCGGGCCGGGCAACTATCCCGTCCTGCGGTACGTCCTGGTGTCGTTCGGGGACAATGTCGCTTACGGGACGACGCTGCAGGAAGCTCTTGGCAAGGTGTTCAACACCAACGTCGACACGGGCGAGAACCCGCCGGGGACCAAGAACCCACCGGCACAGACGAACCAGACGGTCAA